The sequence GATGCTCCGGCCGAGGTCACCGGCACCGGCGTCGACGGCAGCACGTCCGTGGAGATCACCCCCGGTCTCGACGGCGACCTGGCGCTGAACCTCTCGGGCCTCACCGCCTACGAGCTCCTGACCGACCCGGACAACCCGGTCGAGGGGCACTCGGGCGATGAGAACTCGGGTGATGCGAACAAGGACGTCGCCTGGATCGTGGACGTCCCGGAGGGCACGACGCTCTCCCGGTTCGACCTCGACTCGTCGGACGACGACGGCAGCGACCTCGACCTCACCGTGTACCGCGTGGTGAGCCCGGACGACCTGCGGTATTACGAGAACTGGCAGTCGGCGACCGGCTCGGCGGACGAGCAGGTCACGGTGCCGGCACCGACCGCCGGCACCTATCTGGTGGTGGCGAACGTGTATGCGACGACGGGGCCGATGACGTGGGACATGTCCTACGCCAACGTGCAGCCCGCCGGCGACGGGGCGTTCACCGCGACGCCGAATCCGATCGCCGCGGTCCGCGGTGAGAAGACGAGCTACGACCTCAGCTGGACCGGCCTGACCGCCGGCACCCGCTATCTCGGACTCGTCCAGTACGGCGACTCGGCCGTCCGCACCGTCGTCACGGTGACGACGCCGGACGCCGCGAAGCAGGCGCCGCCGACGGATGCCCCGGAGACGGATGCCCCGCCGACGGATGCGCCGGAGCCGGATGCCCCGGAGCCGGATGCGCCGGAGACCGAGGCTCCGGAGACCCCGGCGCCGGAGAGTCCCGCACCGGAGACGGAGGCCCCGGAGACGCCGAAGCCGGAGTAGCCCCCACAGCACAGCGCCCCGCGGTCTCCCTTCCGCGGGGCGCTGTGTGCGCGCACGGGCATCCGTTCATCGCGTGATCGATGCCGCTCGTCGCAGCATCCGCTCCCACCCCGGCCTCCGGTCTCCGCGTCTTCCTAACGTGGGGGAACGCAATGTCGCGTATCCCGAGGAGACTCCCATGACCGCACCGGGCACCGAACCCGTCATCGTCACCGACCCGAAACTCCCCTCCGTCGCCCTCACCGAGGAGCATCACGAGAAGGCGAACCGCTGGACCCTGCCGAAGATCATCCTCTGGGCGGCGATCGCCCTGCTGGGTGCTGTGGCCTGGACCATGCTCGCGATCGTGCGTGGCGAGACCGTCAACGCGATCTGGTTCGTGTTCGCCGCGGTCTGCACGTATCTGATCGGCTACCGGTTCTACTCGAAGGTGATCGAGAAGTACATCACCCGGCCCGATGACCGCCGGGCCACCCCCGCCGAGGTCCGCCAGGACGGCAAGGACTACGTCCCCACCGACCGGCGCGTGCTCTACGGCCACCACTTCGCCGCCATCGCCGGCGCCGGCCCGCTCGTCGGCCCGGTGCTCGCCGCGCAGATGGGCTACCTCCCCGGTACCATCTGGATCATCGTCGGCGTCGTGCTCGCCGGAGCCGTGCAGGACTACACGGTCCTCTTCTTCTCGATGCGCCGCGGCGGCCGCACGATCGGCCAGATGGCCCGTCAGGAGCTCGGCAAGATCGGTGGCACCGCCGCGATCATCGCCTCGCTGCTGATCATGCTGATCATCGTCGCGATCCTCGCGCTCGTCGTCGTCAACGCGCTCGGCGAGAGCCCGTGGGGTGTCTTCTCGGTCGCCATGACAATCCCGATCGCGCTCTTCATGGGCGTCTACCTGCGCTACCTGCGCCCTGGCAAGGTCACCGAGGTCTCGATCATCGGCTTCGCGCTGCTGATGGCCGCCATCATCGGCGGCGGCTGGGTCGCGGGCACCGAGTGGGGTCAGGCGATCTTCCACCTCGACCGCACCACCATCGCGTGGGGCATCATCATCTACGGTTTCATCGCCGCCGTGCTCCCGGTCTGGCTGCTGCTCGCTCCCCGCGACTATCTGTCGACCTTCATGAAGATCGGCGTGATCGTCATGCTCGCCGGAGCCATCGTCCTGGTGCGCCCCGAGATCACCGTCCCCGCGGTCAGCATCTTCGGCGAGAACGGCATGGGTCCGGTGTTCGCCGGTCCGCTCTTCCCGTTCCTGTTCGTCACGATCGCCTGCGGTGCGCTTTCGGGGTTCCATGCGCTGATCGCGTCCGGAACCACACCGAAGCTCATCGAGAAGGAGCGCCAGACGCGCTTCATCGGCTACGGCGGCATGCTCATGGAGTCGTTCGTCGCGATCATGGCCCTCGTCGCCGCGATCTCGATCGACCAGGGCATCTACTTCGCCATGAACGCGCCGGCCTCGGCGACGGGCGGCACGGTCGAAGGCGCCGTCGCCTTCGTGAACTCGCTGGGCCTGACGGGGGTGAACCTCACGCCCGAGATGCTCACCGGCACGGCAGCGGCGGTCGGCGAGGAGTCGATCGTCTCGCGCACCGGTGGGGCTCCGACGCTCGCCCTCGGCCTCGCGCACATCATGCAGCAGGCCCTCGGCGGTCAGGCGCTCATGGCGTTCTGGTACCACTTCGCGATCATGTTCGAGGCGCTGTTCATCCTCACCGCGGTGGATGCCGGCACCCGCGTCGCCCGTTTCATGCTGCAGGACTCCATCGGCGCCTGGTTCCCTAAGTTCCGTGACGTGTCGTGGCGCCCCGGCGTCTGGATCTGCACCGCGATCATGGTGGCCGGCTGGGGAGCGATCCTCATCCTCGGTGTGACCGACCCGCTCGGCGGCATCAACACCTTCTTCCCGCTGTTCGGCATCGCGAACCAGCTGCTCGCCGCGATCGCGCTCGCCGTGGTGCTGGCCATCGTCGCCAAGCGCGGCCGCAGCTACTTCAAGTGGCTGTGGATCATCGCCCTGCCGCTCGCGTTCACCGCGGTCGTCACCATCACGGCGTCGTTCTACAAGATCCTCTCCCCGGTCCCCGCGATCGGCTACTGGGCGAACCACTTCAAGTACGTGGCGGCCCGCGACTCCGGCGACACCGCGCTCGGTGGGCCCGAGGTGCTCGACGCGGTCATCCGCAACACGGCCGTGCAGGGCACCCTGTCGATCATCTTCGTCACCCTCGCGATCATCGTGATGGTCATGGCTGTGATCGTCACGGTCAAGGCGATCCGCAACGGCGGCGGCGAGAACACCGAAGACGAGCCGGTCGCCTCGCGCCGCTTCGCCCCGGCCGGGTTCCTGCCGAGCACCGCGGAGCGCGAGCTCGAGAAGCAGTGGGAGCCGATCCTCGCCGACGAGCGCAAGGCGTCGTCCCACTGAGATGGCCGACACCATGACTCGGACGGATGCCGCGACCACCCTCCTGCGCGCTCTCCTGGGCGCCGTGGGCCGGGTGGGCCGCGGCATCCGCTGGTACATGACGAACCTGATGGGCGACAGCGCCTATGCGACCTATGTCGCCCATCAGCGCCGCGTGCACCCGGACGAGGAGCCGATGACCGAGCGGCAGTTCTGGCGGGAGCGGATGGACGACCAGGACCGCAACCCCGGTGCCCGCTGCTGCTGAGCGCGGAGCGGCCGATCCGAGGCGAGTTATGACCAGTATGCTCGCCATAACCGCATGTTATGACTAGTATGTTCGTCATAACAGACTGGCGGAGGTGGCGCGCATGGCCGGATATCGGATCGCTCGGGACATGGAGACGTTCGGCGAGCACATCCGCGGATGGCGCATGGTGCTGGGGCTGACCGCCCAGCAAGTCGCCGAGCGAGCGAACATCTCGCGCGACACGTTGCGCAAGATCGAGAACGGCAATGCGACAGTCACGTTCGAGAATGTCGCCCAGGTGCTGCGGTCACTCGGCATTCTCGAGGCGGTCGTGAACGCCGTCGATCCGTTGAGCACCGACATCGGCAGGCTCCGCGCCTCGAGCCTCGAGAAGACGCGCGCTCGATGAGCGACTACGAGGTCTATGGTGACGACCGTGGCGACCTGCAGCTGGTGGGGCAGGCGCATTTCACCAGCGGCAGGTCGCTTGCCACCACCTTCCTCTATGACGCGGCGTACCTCGCCCGCGGCGGCGCGAACATCGATCCGTCGCTGCAGCTCGTTCCCGGACCGCAGTACCAGTCCGGGATGCTGCGGGCGTTCTCCGACAGCTCGCCGGACCGTTGGGGCCGCAACCTCATCGACAAGGCCGAGCGGATAGCCGCCCGCGAGGCCGGTCGCGCTCCGAGGAGCCTCGACGACGTCAGCTACCTCTTGGGTGTCAGCGACGACACTCGCCAGGGCGCGCTGCGCTTCCGTGCCGTGGGCACCGAGGACTTCCTCGGTGCAGAAGCTCATGTCCCTGCGATCGTCGAACTTCCGAACCTCCTGCGCCGCAGCGATGAACTCGCCGGCGACGACGACTACACCGAGGCGGTCAAGCAGCTGCTCGACACCGGAACCACAGGCCTGGGTGGCGCGCGGCCGAAGGCATCCGTGCGTCTCGAGGACGGATCCCTCGGGTTCGCGAAGTTCCCGCATTCCAGCGACGGGTGGGATGTCATGGCGTGGGAGGCGACCACTCTCGGTCTGCTGTCGGACTGCGGAATCGCAGTGCCAGAATTCCGTCTCACACGCCTGGGAGAGCGCTGCGTCCTCATCCTGCGCCGCTTCGACCGGGACGCGAAGCAGCAGCGGATCGGGTACATCAGCGCCATGACCGCGATCGGAGCCGCCGACGGCGAGCACCACGACTACGTCGAGATCGCCGACGCCATCCGCGACATCGCGCGCTCCCCTCGCGCCGCGCTCTCTGATCTCTTTGACCGCGCGATCGTCAATGTCGCTCTCGGCAACACGGATGATCACCTGCGCAATCATGGTTTCCTCAGCGATGGCAACGCCTGGACGCTCAGCCCCGCCTTCGACGTCAATCCGAATCCTGATCTCGCCCGGAGCCGATCGACCTCGATCGCCGGAGCCGACACGTACGACACGGAGATCGAGGGTCTGCTCGCGCTCGCGGACGACTGCGACCTGACGCAGAGCCGGGCTCGAGAGCACATGGCGAGTATCTCCGAGGCGCTCTCATCGTGGCAGGATCGCGCGCGTCGAAATCGCCTCCCCGAGAAGGAGATCTCACGCATGGGCGAATCGATCGCTCCGAGGCTGGACCTCGTGGCCACGGCCGGTCGAAAGTAGTTGATCCCATGACCGACGTCGTTCTCGCCGCAGTGCTCGGCGTGCTCGGCGGCGTCGTCCTGACGCTGCTGCTGCTGCTCGCCCGTCGGCTCGCGCGCGGGGCGACCGATCTCGGCAGCGACGCGGAGCAGGCGGCGCTCACGGCCCTGCATCAGGCGAGCCTCGCCGCTCCGCACCTGCGCGCGGGTCTGGCGGCCCCCGACGTCGTCAAGGCCGCGCGCCACCTGCGGGTGCTGCTCGGCAGCGCCGCCGTGGCGATCGTCAGCGCCGACGACACCGTCTCGTTCGACGGCTCGTCCGACGGGCTGGAGTCGGCGGCGGTCCGTATCGCGGCGCAGGTCCGGGCCTCCGGGCGTCGGCAGGTGTTCCCCGCGTCGGGCCGCGACGACGACCTCGAGGCCGTCGGGGCGCCGATCCGCGTCGACGGCCGTGTGGTCGGCGTCGTCGTCGCGTTCGCGGCACCCGTCGGGGCGGCGCTCGTGCGGGCCGCCGAAGAGGTCGCCGACTGGTGCGCCGCGCAGGTCGAGCTCGGGGTGCTCGACTCATCACGGACCCAGCTCGCCGAGGCGGAGCTGCGGTCGCTGCGAGCGCAGATCTCCCCGCACTTCATCTACAACGCCCTCACGGCGATCGCCTCGTTCATCCTCACCGACCCCGAGCGTGCCCGCGAGCTGGTGCTCGAGTTCGCCGATTTCACGCGCTACTCATTCCGGCGACAGGGGGAGTTCACCACGCTCTCCGAGGAACTGGGCAGCATCCACTCCTACCTCGAACTGGAGCGCGCCCGCTTCGGCGACCGGCTGCGCGTGACGCTGCAGATCGCGCCGGAGACCCTGGCGACGGTCATCCCCTTCCTCTCTGTGCAGCCGCTCGTCGAGAACGCGGTGCGGCACGGGCTCGAGCCGGGTGAGGGCGGCGGCGAGATCCGCATCGCCTCACGCGACGACGGCACGCACACCGAGATCACCGTCGAGGACGACGGTGTGGGAATGGACCCCGAGGCCCTGCGCGCCACGCTCACCGCGAGCGACGACGGCGTGCACGTCGGCCTCCGTAACGTCGACACCCGGCTGCGCCAGCTCTACGGTGCGGACGGCGGTCTGGTGGTCGAGACGAACACCGGCGCGGGTACCCTGGTGCGCATGCGGGTCCCGAAATCTCAGCCGCAGCACGATCCGGACACCGAGTGACGACGATGCCGACGAACAGTGCACCCCCGGTAGACGTCCTCGTCGCAGACGATGAGAACCCTGCGCTCGACGAGCTCGTTCACCTGCTGCGCACCGATCCGCGCATCGGGCAGATCCTCACGGCGTCGTCGGGTGCCGAGGCGCTGCGGCTGATGTCCGAGCGCGCGGTGCGGATCGCGTTCCTCGACATCCACATGCCGGGTCTCAGCGGCACCGACCTCGCGCGGGCGCTGATGACTCTCGCCGCGCCACCGGCGGTCGTGTTCGTCACGGCCGACGACGCCAAGGCGGTGGAGGCGTTCGAGCTGCGAGCCGCGGACTACCTGCTCAAGCCTGTGCGGGCCGCGCGGCTGCGTCAGGCGGTCGACCGCGTGGTCGAGCTCGGCGACACCGCGGCATCCGGCGACGACGAGATGCTGCCGGTCACGGTCGGCTCCGCGGTGCGGTTCGTGCGGCGCAGCGACGTGACCTGGGTGCAGGCGCAGGGCGACTACTCGCGGCTGCACACCGGCGACGGCGCGGGGCATCTCGTGCGCATCCCCATCTCCGAGCTGGAGACGCGGTGGACGGATGCCGGGTTCCTGCGCATCCACCGCTCGTCGCTCGTGCGCATCTCCGCCGTGACCGAGGCCCGTCTGTCCGGCACGGAGGCTGCCGTCTCGATCGGTGGACTCTCGCTTCCGGTGAGTCGGAGGATGGTGCCGGCCGTGCGCGAGGCGCTGGTGCGCGGTGAGGGCGCGGGATGACCGAGAAGCCGAAGCGGGTCCGCGTCACCGCCGATCTCCCCGACCGGCGCCCGGTGCCCCTGACCCGCGGCATCGCACTGCCCGGTGCCCCCGTGGACGAGGCGGATGCCGTCTACGCGCGGGCCCTGATGCGCAGCCAGCTCCGCCTCGCACTGGGGACCGTCGCCGGATTCGTGGTCGTCGTCGTCGCGCTCACCCTGGCGATCGCGCTCATCCCCGAGATCGGACGCATCCTGGTGTGGGGCCTGCCGCTGTCCTGGCTGCTGCAGGCGTACGCGTTCTACCCGATCATCGTCGTCTTCGCGGTGCTGTACGTGCGCACCGCCGGCCGCAACGAGCGCCGGTACCGGGCGCTGCGGGATCGCGAATGAACGCGGTGCTCGACCTCATCGGGGTCGCGCTCGTCATCGTCGCCACGCTGCTGATCGGCGTCTACGGGCTGCGCATCTCACGCACGACGGGAGACTTCTTCGTCGCCTCGCGCACCGTGCGACCGGTGTGGAACGCGTCGGCGATCAGCGGCGAGTATCTGTCCGCCGGCACGTTCCTCGGGCTGTCGGGCCTGGTGCTGCTCGACGGTGCCCGCGGCTTCTGGTTCCCGATCGGCTATGCCGCCGGCTACCTGCTGGTGCTCGCATTCGTCGCCGCCCCGCTCCGGCGCAGCGGCGCGTACACGATCCCCGACTTCATCGAGGCGCGGCTGGAATCGACTTCTGCACGGCGGGTGACCAGCATCGCGGTGCTCGTCATCGGCTGGCTGTACATCGTGCCGCAGCTGCACGGCGCCGGGCTCACCCTGCTCGTCGTGGCCGGCCTTCCCGAATGGGTGGGCGCGGTGACCGTCGCGGTGCTCGTGGCGGCGGCGGTCGCGGCGGGCGGCATGCGGGCGATCACCTACGTGCAGGCGTTCCAGTACTGGCTCAAGCTCACCGCGCTCCTGGTGCCCGTGGTCTTCATCGCCTTCGCCCTGAGCGGGGGACCGCACGACTTCGATCCGGCGCTCGTGTTCCCCGTCGAGGCCGGTCCCTCCGGCTTCGACGTGTACGAGACGGCCTCCCTCCTGCTGGCACTGCTGCTGGGCACGATGGGCCTGCCGCACGTGCTGGTGCGGTTCTACACGAGCCCGACCGGGGTGTCCGCTCGTCGCACGACGGTGATCGTGATCGGCATGGTGAGCGCGTTCTATGCGGTGTCGAGCACGATGGGCCTGCTGGCCCGCATCGCCGCTCCCGACCTCGCCGTGCCGGGGGTGGCGGACACGGTGGTGCTGCTGCTGCCCTCGCGGGTCTTCCCCGGAATGCTCGGGGAGCTGCTGACCGCGCTGATCGTCGCCGGAGCGTTCGCCGCGTTCCTGGCGACCTCGGCCGGGCTCGTCGTGTCGCTCGCGGGGGTGATCAGCCAGGACGTGTTCTCCGGCTCGGTGCGGTCGTTCCGGCTGTCGGCCGTGCTCTGCGCCCTGGTGCCGCTCGTGGTCGCGCTGCTCACGGCACCGGCAGGCCTCGGATCGAGCGTCGGCGTGGTGTTCGTGGTGGCGGCGTCGACGCTGTCACCGGTGGTGCTGCTCGGCGTGTGGTGGCGCGGGCTCACCGCTCGAGGGGCCGTGGCCGGGATGGTGTCGGGCGGATTGGCCGCAGGTCTCGCGCTGCTCGTGCACGCGGCGGTCGGGGGAGTCGGCGTCGCCGCGCCCTACCTCGCGCAGCCGGCCGCCTGGACGATCCCGCTCGCCACGGCGGTGACGGTCGTGGTCTCGCTCCTCGACCCGCGGGGGCCGTCGCCGCGCACGGAACGCTTCCTCGCGCGGGTGCACACCCCGGAGCGCGGCTGAGTCAGGGCTGGAACGCGCCTGAGTCAGCGGGCTGAGTCAGGACCGGGGAGTGCGCAGCGTCCAGGCCGGCCACCAGCCGTCGGGGAGACGCGCGAGGAGGTCTTCGGCATCGTCCAGCTCCTCGGCCGGGAACGACGGGTCGGGTTCGCCGCCGCCCGACCGTCCGCCCCCGTCAGGGGTGCGCAGCTCGGTATGCAGCCAGCGTCGCTGCCCGACGGGGAAGACCTCCCGCAGCCCTCCGGCGGCGATCGCGAGCAGGGTCTCCTCGAGCTGGTCGGCGACACTCTCGGCGGTCTCGTCGCAGGCATCGCAGGTGCAACTGGGCGCGTATTCCCGGGTCAGGGCTCCGGACCGGATGACGACGGATTCGGCCGTCCCGGTGAGGGTGATCTGCGCCCCTGTCGTGGGCCGCAGGTGCCAGACGCGTGCCCCCGATTCGTCGGACCGTCGGTCGACATCGACGTCGTACCAGGTCTCGAGGTGGTCGACGAGTGCGTCGACGACCGACATCACGGGGGCGAACCGCTCCGGATGGGTCACCCGGGAGTAGGCGTCTTCCGGAGGCGAGCCGCCGGCCCAGCGGGATCCGTAGTGGATGACCTTGCCGGACTCGTCGACGAACTCCGGGACCGCGAGCACCGGGCGCGTGAACGGAACCGGGGCGACCACGAAGTCGATGTCGACCTCTTCGCGCCGCAGGGCGTCGAACTCCTCGGCGTCGCGGTCGGCCTGCGGCCAGGACGCGAGCATCTCCCGGAACGGCTCGCGCTGCTCCGGGTGCTCGATGATCCCCCTCAGCAGGCCGGCGACCGGGACCGAGATCGTCGAGGTGCCCACCTCGGGTTCGCTCGTGAAGCGCCACCTCGCCGCCGGATGCGCCACAGCGATCGCGTTCCCCAGGAACCGTGCCGCCGCCTCCGCCGTCTCGGGAGCATCGAGGAGTTCGGGGTGCGCGGCAACGAAGTCCCACAGTGCGCCGAGGTCGGCGGCGAGGACGACGGGGTCGGTGCCGGCGTCCCGCGCTAAGGCCTCGAAGAGCTCGAAGCCTTCGACGAATCGCGGGGGCGCGACCGGCTCGGGGCTCGGCCAGATCAGCATGGCGGACATGGCGTCCGGCATCGGCGCGAGCGCGCCGGGAAAGGTGTTCGACGTCGACATCGGGCTAGAGCTTCCGGCTGCGCGGCATGAGCCGTACGTCGGGGAGCGGCGGGGCCGGGATGCGCACGTCGTGACCCTCGACCGCGCCGAAGCGCGGGGATGCCGCGCCCGTCGCGGACTCCGCCTCCCACTCCTCGCGCGCCGCGACGATCTCGTCATGCGAGCGGCCGGCGAAGTTCCACCACATCACGATGTCGTCCTCGAAGGGCTCGCCGCCGAGCACGAACAGCAGAGCGCCATCGCGGCTGGCCACCTCGACCTCGTCGCGGGAGTCGCCCAGATAGAGCAGCCCGTTCCGGTCGAGCGGATGCTCCGCCACCACGGCATCGCCCTCGACGAGCATGAGGGCGTGCTCCCAGTCGGAGCCCAGCGGCAGTCGCACACGGGAACCCGGGGCGAGCACGATCTCCGCACCGACGATCGGAGTGTGCACCGTGGCGGGCGAGCGCACGCCCGCGAACTCGCCGAGCACGACCGTGGCCTCGGCATCCGCTCCATCGTCAGCCGGGAGTGCGACGGAGGGCAGCTCGGTGTGGCGCTCGAACCCGGCCGCGCCGTGGCGGGCGGAATCCGGCAGCACGACCCAGAACTGCAGGGCGTCGAGGGGCACCGGACCCTCGCCGATCGAGTACTCGGAGTGGGAGATGCCGTTCCCGGCCGTCATCAGGTTCAGCTGACCGCGGCGCAGGTCGGCGTCGCTGCCGAGCGAGTCGCGGTGGCGGATCTCGCCGACCAGGGGCCACGTCACCGTCTGCAGCCCGATGTGCGGATGCGGCTCGACCCGCATCTTCGTGTCGGCGGGCCCGAACCGGTCGAGGAAGCACCAGGCGCCGATCGTCGGCAGGTTGCGGTGCGGCAGTGCCCTCAGCACGTTCATGCCGCGCACCCCGCCCAAAGGCACCTCGCGCGGCTCGAGGATGAGGCGGCGCTGCCCGATCATTCCGCTCGGCCCGTCGGGTCCTCACCCGCGGATCCGGCGGGCCCGGAGGGAGACTTCGGCCAGCGGACCTCAGCGCCCGGCACCTCATGCGTCTCGAGGTACTTCGCGATGTAGGGGCAGAGGGGAACGATCGCCTCGCCGCGCTCGGCGGCATCCGCCAGCGCGGCCGCGGCGAGCTTCCCCGCCAGCCCGTGGCCCTGGAACGCCGGGTCGACCTCGGTGTGGAGGAAGCGGATGGATCCGGGGCGCAGATCGTACGCCGCGAAACCCGCGAGCACGTCGTCGGAGCGGATCTCGTAGCGCGATGCGTCGTCGTCGCGGGTCACGGTGATGTCGGTCATCGGATGCTCCTTCGAACGGGGTGCCTCCAACCTACGCCCGCCGCGCGGGGTGGGCTCCTGTGGATGAGGCGCCGCCCGCGTCGGCGGGGGTCGTTACGCTGGAGGGATGCCGCAGACTCCCCGTGACCCGTACGCGGATCTGCCGTACGCCGACGAGCCGTACGACGACGGGTGGGAGTCGTCCGCTCCTCCGGAGCCCATGGACTGGGAGCCGCAGGGCTCGGGCTATGAACCGCCGCTCGATTGGGGACAGGGGCCGGTCACTCCGGTGGCCTCGGCTCCCTCCGCCGGCCGTGCGCCCGCCGTGCGTCAGGCCACTCCGAGCCGCTATCCGACCGCGCGCGAGGCGCTGCACACGGTGTTCGGCTACGACGAGTTCCGCGGCGACCAGGCCCACATCGTCGAGCAGGTCATCGCGGGCGGCGACGCCGTCGTCCTGATGCCGACCGGTGGCGGAAAGAGCATCACGTACCAGGTGCCTGCACTCGTGCGCGAAGGCACGGGTCTCGTGATCAGCCCCCTCATCGCGCTCATGCACGACCAGGTCGACGCGCTGCGGGCCAACGGCGTCAACGCGGCCTACCTCAACTCCACGCAGGCGATCGACGAGCGTCGCGAGGTCGAGCGGGCCTACCTCGCCGGCGAGCTCGACCTCATCTACGTCGCCCCCGAGCGTCTGTCGAACGCGCAGACGACGGCGCTTCTGCAGCGCGGAACGCTCAGCGTGATCGCGATCGACGAGGCCCACTGTGTGTCGCAGTGGGGCCACGACTTCCGCCCCGACTACCTCACCCTCGGCGACCTGGGCGAGCG is a genomic window of Microbacterium maritypicum containing:
- a CDS encoding YbdD/YjiX family protein, which produces MADTMTRTDAATTLLRALLGAVGRVGRGIRWYMTNLMGDSAYATYVAHQRRVHPDEEPMTERQFWRERMDDQDRNPGARCC
- a CDS encoding LytR/AlgR family response regulator transcription factor — translated: MPTNSAPPVDVLVADDENPALDELVHLLRTDPRIGQILTASSGAEALRLMSERAVRIAFLDIHMPGLSGTDLARALMTLAAPPAVVFVTADDAKAVEAFELRAADYLLKPVRAARLRQAVDRVVELGDTAASGDDEMLPVTVGSAVRFVRRSDVTWVQAQGDYSRLHTGDGAGHLVRIPISELETRWTDAGFLRIHRSSLVRISAVTEARLSGTEAAVSIGGLSLPVSRRMVPAVREALVRGEGAG
- a CDS encoding sensor histidine kinase; this translates as MTDVVLAAVLGVLGGVVLTLLLLLARRLARGATDLGSDAEQAALTALHQASLAAPHLRAGLAAPDVVKAARHLRVLLGSAAVAIVSADDTVSFDGSSDGLESAAVRIAAQVRASGRRQVFPASGRDDDLEAVGAPIRVDGRVVGVVVAFAAPVGAALVRAAEEVADWCAAQVELGVLDSSRTQLAEAELRSLRAQISPHFIYNALTAIASFILTDPERARELVLEFADFTRYSFRRQGEFTTLSEELGSIHSYLELERARFGDRLRVTLQIAPETLATVIPFLSVQPLVENAVRHGLEPGEGGGEIRIASRDDGTHTEITVEDDGVGMDPEALRATLTASDDGVHVGLRNVDTRLRQLYGADGGLVVETNTGAGTLVRMRVPKSQPQHDPDTE
- a CDS encoding pirin family protein, whose product is MIGQRRLILEPREVPLGGVRGMNVLRALPHRNLPTIGAWCFLDRFGPADTKMRVEPHPHIGLQTVTWPLVGEIRHRDSLGSDADLRRGQLNLMTAGNGISHSEYSIGEGPVPLDALQFWVVLPDSARHGAAGFERHTELPSVALPADDGADAEATVVLGEFAGVRSPATVHTPIVGAEIVLAPGSRVRLPLGSDWEHALMLVEGDAVVAEHPLDRNGLLYLGDSRDEVEVASRDGALLFVLGGEPFEDDIVMWWNFAGRSHDEIVAAREEWEAESATGAASPRFGAVEGHDVRIPAPPLPDVRLMPRSRKL
- a CDS encoding type II toxin-antitoxin system HipA family toxin, encoding MSDYEVYGDDRGDLQLVGQAHFTSGRSLATTFLYDAAYLARGGANIDPSLQLVPGPQYQSGMLRAFSDSSPDRWGRNLIDKAERIAAREAGRAPRSLDDVSYLLGVSDDTRQGALRFRAVGTEDFLGAEAHVPAIVELPNLLRRSDELAGDDDYTEAVKQLLDTGTTGLGGARPKASVRLEDGSLGFAKFPHSSDGWDVMAWEATTLGLLSDCGIAVPEFRLTRLGERCVLILRRFDRDAKQQRIGYISAMTAIGAADGEHHDYVEIADAIRDIARSPRAALSDLFDRAIVNVALGNTDDHLRNHGFLSDGNAWTLSPAFDVNPNPDLARSRSTSIAGADTYDTEIEGLLALADDCDLTQSRAREHMASISEALSSWQDRARRNRLPEKEISRMGESIAPRLDLVATAGRK
- a CDS encoding cation acetate symporter codes for the protein MNAVLDLIGVALVIVATLLIGVYGLRISRTTGDFFVASRTVRPVWNASAISGEYLSAGTFLGLSGLVLLDGARGFWFPIGYAAGYLLVLAFVAAPLRRSGAYTIPDFIEARLESTSARRVTSIAVLVIGWLYIVPQLHGAGLTLLVVAGLPEWVGAVTVAVLVAAAVAAGGMRAITYVQAFQYWLKLTALLVPVVFIAFALSGGPHDFDPALVFPVEAGPSGFDVYETASLLLALLLGTMGLPHVLVRFYTSPTGVSARRTTVIVIGMVSAFYAVSSTMGLLARIAAPDLAVPGVADTVVLLLPSRVFPGMLGELLTALIVAGAFAAFLATSAGLVVSLAGVISQDVFSGSVRSFRLSAVLCALVPLVVALLTAPAGLGSSVGVVFVVAASTLSPVVLLGVWWRGLTARGAVAGMVSGGLAAGLALLVHAAVGGVGVAAPYLAQPAAWTIPLATAVTVVVSLLDPRGPSPRTERFLARVHTPERG
- a CDS encoding carbon starvation CstA family protein, with the protein product MTAPGTEPVIVTDPKLPSVALTEEHHEKANRWTLPKIILWAAIALLGAVAWTMLAIVRGETVNAIWFVFAAVCTYLIGYRFYSKVIEKYITRPDDRRATPAEVRQDGKDYVPTDRRVLYGHHFAAIAGAGPLVGPVLAAQMGYLPGTIWIIVGVVLAGAVQDYTVLFFSMRRGGRTIGQMARQELGKIGGTAAIIASLLIMLIIVAILALVVVNALGESPWGVFSVAMTIPIALFMGVYLRYLRPGKVTEVSIIGFALLMAAIIGGGWVAGTEWGQAIFHLDRTTIAWGIIIYGFIAAVLPVWLLLAPRDYLSTFMKIGVIVMLAGAIVLVRPEITVPAVSIFGENGMGPVFAGPLFPFLFVTIACGALSGFHALIASGTTPKLIEKERQTRFIGYGGMLMESFVAIMALVAAISIDQGIYFAMNAPASATGGTVEGAVAFVNSLGLTGVNLTPEMLTGTAAAVGEESIVSRTGGAPTLALGLAHIMQQALGGQALMAFWYHFAIMFEALFILTAVDAGTRVARFMLQDSIGAWFPKFRDVSWRPGVWICTAIMVAGWGAILILGVTDPLGGINTFFPLFGIANQLLAAIALAVVLAIVAKRGRSYFKWLWIIALPLAFTAVVTITASFYKILSPVPAIGYWANHFKYVAARDSGDTALGGPEVLDAVIRNTAVQGTLSIIFVTLAIIVMVMAVIVTVKAIRNGGGENTEDEPVASRRFAPAGFLPSTAERELEKQWEPILADERKASSH
- a CDS encoding helix-turn-helix domain-containing protein, which produces MAGYRIARDMETFGEHIRGWRMVLGLTAQQVAERANISRDTLRKIENGNATVTFENVAQVLRSLGILEAVVNAVDPLSTDIGRLRASSLEKTRAR
- a CDS encoding DUF6226 family protein — its product is MSTSNTFPGALAPMPDAMSAMLIWPSPEPVAPPRFVEGFELFEALARDAGTDPVVLAADLGALWDFVAAHPELLDAPETAEAAARFLGNAIAVAHPAARWRFTSEPEVGTSTISVPVAGLLRGIIEHPEQREPFREMLASWPQADRDAEEFDALRREEVDIDFVVAPVPFTRPVLAVPEFVDESGKVIHYGSRWAGGSPPEDAYSRVTHPERFAPVMSVVDALVDHLETWYDVDVDRRSDESGARVWHLRPTTGAQITLTGTAESVVIRSGALTREYAPSCTCDACDETAESVADQLEETLLAIAAGGLREVFPVGQRRWLHTELRTPDGGGRSGGGEPDPSFPAEELDDAEDLLARLPDGWWPAWTLRTPRS
- a CDS encoding GNAT family N-acetyltransferase, producing MTDITVTRDDDASRYEIRSDDVLAGFAAYDLRPGSIRFLHTEVDPAFQGHGLAGKLAAAALADAAERGEAIVPLCPYIAKYLETHEVPGAEVRWPKSPSGPAGSAGEDPTGRAE